One genomic window of [Clostridium] scindens ATCC 35704 includes the following:
- a CDS encoding tyrosine-type recombinase/integrase gives MEDGIEMKKESMEEFAVYLRERENAKATIRKYLTDIRTFYNFMGENRRITKEQLLSYKEWLVEHYAISSVNSMLAALNQFLEFLGGERLKLKRIRVQGTLLTGEAREMEKTDYKRLVETAMEEGRVQLALMMETMCATGIRVSELEYFTVESLRSGMVKVWNKGKYRMVPMPEMLKKNLQRYVEREGIQTGVIFRTRNGNPKNRSNIWKEMKSLAGRAGVDPDKIFPHNLRHLFARTFYKGTNNLVNLAEILGHSSLEITRVYTTEKIQVWIKNIETLDLVSEWSTT, from the coding sequence ATGGAAGATGGAATAGAGATGAAAAAAGAGAGTATGGAGGAATTTGCTGTATATCTGAGAGAGCGGGAAAATGCCAAGGCTACCATAAGAAAGTATCTTACAGATATCCGGACGTTTTATAATTTTATGGGCGAGAATCGAAGGATTACCAAAGAGCAGCTGCTTTCCTATAAAGAATGGCTGGTTGAACATTATGCAATCAGCAGTGTAAACTCTATGCTGGCCGCCCTCAATCAGTTTTTGGAGTTTCTGGGCGGGGAAAGATTGAAACTGAAAAGAATCCGGGTGCAGGGAACACTTTTGACAGGAGAGGCCAGAGAAATGGAAAAGACAGATTATAAGCGGTTAGTGGAAACGGCTATGGAAGAAGGGCGGGTACAACTGGCCCTGATGATGGAAACGATGTGCGCTACGGGAATTCGAGTAAGCGAACTGGAATATTTTACAGTGGAAAGCCTCAGGAGCGGTATGGTAAAAGTATGGAATAAAGGAAAATACAGGATGGTTCCCATGCCTGAAATGTTAAAAAAGAATTTGCAGCGTTATGTGGAAAGAGAAGGAATCCAGACCGGCGTGATCTTCCGAACCAGAAACGGCAACCCTAAGAATCGATCAAATATATGGAAAGAGATGAAAAGTCTGGCAGGACGGGCCGGAGTGGATCCGGACAAAATATTTCCGCATAACCTTCGACATCTTTTTGCCAGAACGTTTTATAAAGGAACAAACAATCTGGTGAATCTGGCGGAAATCTTAGGACACAGCAGTCTGGAGATTACAAGGGTATATACGACAGAAAAAATACAGGTGTGGATCAAAAATATAGAAACATTAGATTTGGTAAGCGAGTGGAGCACCACATAA
- a CDS encoding DUF7604 domain-containing protein, protein MKGLKKKRRLLALVMGLLLIFCTVPVFAENQSNKIPDTVKAEEVSAETVPGETSGTESSTDGTDEILNTEGSPENGSGNGKTADTGAVSDAEVTPEKEAATEGITEQDVPEAENVGAGNPVAVHLSRGAASEAAPEHQKYIKKNAENDYTLTLNVKGMYDSETTKPMIDVLLIVDKSGSMNWKMDTDKVGKPSRMDVLKQVVTGTGGLTDSIFGNTQIDAQMAVVTYSGSNDFLDQRYDDAEIIQEWTKQKDTVNNAVNNIQAKGGTNCEAGLRTGATALEGSRENAKKFVIFLSDGDATFYYGDDGYTKGPGSGSSPTAREKAIAQVQKITGLEGFYTIGMTSSSSSEFLTNLANNSKASEKRFYPANNTEALEKAFQEIVGETTEFICRNVTITDTLSEYVKIPGGTLTNHYTVTATKDGKVTDITGQDTITVTLSEDGKMVTATFKDGFVLDKDTTYAVNFDVVPTQKAYDDYANLEGEYPDTGSADSDAPGNESSSGKPGFYSNESATLTYTFGKTGEGTPHTVAYVEQPVVQVSAMQIPVTKVWKGVPEGVEKPAVTVSLYQDAAATPYKTLQLTEGNQWKGTFTYVAKGHTYTVKEEALEGYESAVSGNTTNGFTVTNSRKPSLTVAKEVTGTMGDKTKKFEITITLKDAKNALLTGTYAYSQTVNGTTQTGKQEVTNGTITVELGHKDTFTLHQLPVGTTYQVEEKPESAQEYEVEYKADDNGTLQEGDQTVTVINNLEKVPITGISGMGSGWTMGILMLSVFAAAALIFGIVVRRKHGRRQ, encoded by the coding sequence ATGAAAGGATTGAAGAAAAAAAGGAGATTGTTGGCACTCGTGATGGGCCTGCTGCTGATATTCTGTACAGTTCCGGTTTTTGCTGAAAACCAGAGCAATAAAATTCCAGATACGGTGAAGGCAGAGGAAGTGTCGGCAGAAACAGTGCCCGGAGAAACTTCGGGGACGGAGAGCAGCACAGACGGGACAGACGAAATTCTAAATACAGAAGGAAGCCCGGAGAACGGTTCCGGCAACGGAAAAACTGCAGATACAGGCGCTGTGTCGGATGCTGAAGTGACGCCGGAAAAGGAAGCGGCAACGGAAGGAATAACAGAGCAGGATGTTCCGGAAGCGGAGAATGTAGGCGCGGGAAATCCGGTGGCAGTTCATCTAAGCCGAGGTGCGGCTTCGGAGGCAGCGCCGGAACATCAGAAGTATATTAAGAAAAATGCAGAGAATGATTACACTTTGACGTTGAATGTCAAGGGAATGTATGACTCTGAGACGACCAAACCAATGATAGACGTTCTGCTGATCGTTGACAAGTCGGGAAGTATGAACTGGAAAATGGATACGGATAAAGTTGGAAAACCGTCCAGAATGGATGTCTTGAAACAGGTTGTAACAGGAACGGGCGGTCTGACGGATTCTATTTTTGGAAATACACAGATTGATGCCCAGATGGCAGTTGTAACGTACAGTGGTAGCAACGACTTTCTAGATCAACGCTACGATGATGCAGAGATAATACAGGAATGGACAAAACAAAAAGACACAGTAAACAATGCAGTAAATAACATCCAGGCGAAGGGCGGAACAAACTGCGAGGCGGGACTTCGCACCGGAGCAACGGCATTGGAAGGCAGCAGAGAGAATGCGAAGAAATTCGTTATTTTCCTGTCTGACGGTGATGCCACTTTTTATTATGGAGACGATGGATATACAAAAGGACCCGGAAGTGGATCCAGTCCAACAGCCCGTGAAAAGGCAATAGCACAGGTACAGAAAATCACAGGGCTGGAGGGATTTTATACCATTGGAATGACATCTTCTTCGAGTTCTGAGTTCCTGACAAATTTGGCGAATAATTCCAAGGCTTCGGAGAAACGCTTCTATCCGGCAAATAATACAGAAGCGCTGGAAAAGGCTTTCCAGGAAATCGTAGGAGAGACAACAGAGTTCATCTGCAGAAATGTAACGATCACAGATACCCTCAGTGAGTATGTAAAGATTCCGGGGGGAACGTTGACTAATCATTATACTGTAACTGCTACGAAAGATGGAAAGGTAACTGATATTACAGGTCAGGATACGATTACGGTAACGCTGAGTGAAGATGGTAAGATGGTTACAGCAACATTTAAAGACGGCTTTGTTCTTGACAAGGATACCACGTATGCGGTGAACTTTGATGTGGTTCCTACACAGAAAGCATACGATGACTATGCAAACTTAGAAGGCGAGTATCCTGATACAGGCAGTGCAGACAGTGACGCCCCGGGAAATGAAAGTAGTTCCGGAAAGCCTGGTTTCTATTCCAACGAAAGCGCAACACTGACCTATACTTTCGGAAAGACAGGAGAAGGAACACCTCATACCGTTGCTTACGTGGAACAGCCTGTAGTTCAGGTTTCCGCAATGCAGATTCCTGTAACGAAAGTCTGGAAGGGTGTACCAGAGGGTGTGGAAAAACCGGCTGTAACGGTATCTCTGTATCAGGATGCGGCTGCAACACCATATAAAACGCTGCAATTGACCGAAGGCAACCAGTGGAAGGGAACATTCACTTATGTGGCGAAAGGTCATACCTACACAGTGAAAGAAGAGGCTTTGGAGGGATATGAGAGCGCTGTAAGTGGAAATACGACAAACGGATTTACGGTTACCAACAGCCGGAAGCCATCCCTTACCGTTGCAAAAGAAGTGACTGGCACCATGGGGGATAAGACGAAAAAATTCGAGATTACTATAACACTGAAAGATGCAAAGAATGCTCTGCTGACTGGAACCTATGCATATTCACAAACAGTGAATGGTACAACGCAGACAGGCAAACAGGAAGTAACAAATGGAACGATCACGGTGGAACTGGGACACAAGGACACCTTTACGCTGCATCAACTTCCGGTTGGAACAACGTATCAGGTTGAGGAAAAGCCTGAAAGCGCTCAAGAATATGAGGTTGAGTATAAGGCTGATGATAATGGGACTTTACAGGAGGGTGATCAGACCGTAACAGTCATCAACAATCTTGAAAAGGTGCCGATAACAGGAATCTCGGGAATGGGCAGCGGATGGACGATGGGGATTCTGATGCTAAGTGTTTTTGCGGCAGCAGCATTGATCTTTGGAATCGTTGTTCGCAGGAAACACGGCCGGAGACAGTAG
- a CDS encoding Spy0128 family protein, producing the protein MMKFKKFKTAAAAGLMAAVMCMGTVVSAAEEPTVPTAKAEIQKDFQIAEGITVPGITFTFTFAGLEADAPVISAKTVDYSNADTVTSGISSKTVAEIFSGVTFPHAGVYTYTVKETAGATSVENGTVTYDGSVYTVRVYVKNTENGGLAIDQITAAKSGAAGTEEKQDAIKFVNKFEKTTSLTVAKHTKGALADKTKAFTFKVTFTKPATYDGSTFVSGNDTYTFGQEYTFTLADGGQKVFSNLPAGTRYVVTEVGAADGYAPSVTVVENGTQTVTNKTAADADSLATAETGKTNLAGEGTNTVTFTNTYKDVPITGIIMNNLPFVILILAVAAGLVGYLVIRRKVAR; encoded by the coding sequence ATGATGAAGTTTAAAAAGTTCAAAACAGCGGCAGCAGCCGGATTGATGGCGGCCGTCATGTGCATGGGAACGGTAGTATCAGCCGCAGAGGAACCTACAGTACCTACAGCAAAGGCTGAAATCCAGAAAGATTTTCAGATTGCAGAGGGAATTACGGTTCCGGGCATTACATTCACGTTTACATTTGCGGGTTTGGAAGCAGATGCTCCGGTCATTTCAGCGAAAACAGTTGATTATTCCAATGCAGATACAGTAACTTCCGGTATTTCAAGTAAGACTGTAGCAGAGATCTTTAGTGGAGTGACCTTCCCGCATGCCGGTGTATATACCTACACGGTAAAGGAAACTGCAGGGGCAACCTCTGTTGAAAATGGCACAGTGACTTACGATGGATCTGTTTATACCGTACGTGTATATGTGAAAAACACAGAAAATGGTGGGTTGGCAATTGATCAGATTACTGCAGCAAAATCAGGAGCTGCTGGAACAGAAGAAAAACAGGACGCGATTAAATTTGTAAACAAATTTGAGAAAACCACTTCTTTAACGGTTGCCAAACACACAAAGGGCGCTCTGGCAGATAAAACGAAAGCGTTTACATTTAAAGTAACATTTACAAAACCGGCTACATACGATGGAAGCACTTTTGTATCTGGGAATGATACATATACGTTTGGTCAGGAATATACTTTTACACTGGCAGACGGTGGGCAGAAAGTATTTAGCAATCTGCCGGCAGGTACCAGATATGTGGTAACAGAGGTTGGAGCAGCGGATGGATATGCTCCGAGCGTAACTGTTGTAGAAAATGGAACACAAACTGTAACTAATAAAACGGCAGCAGATGCAGATTCTCTTGCTACAGCAGAAACCGGAAAAACCAATCTGGCAGGAGAAGGAACCAATACAGTTACTTTCACAAACACATACAAGGATGTACCGATTACTGGTATCATTATGAACAACCTGCCTTTCGTAATTCTGATTCTTGCTGTAGCTGCAGGGCTTGTGGGATACTTGGTAATCAGAAGAAAAGTTGCACGGTAA
- a CDS encoding DUF6618 family protein, with protein sequence MEYNCILRDGPRREIWTGKILLLRWRPGWYEAEINGRGTYFHILAGQHKYGNYLCIPNHDVGCELSDFSDIFWNEGRLSSLMRKVDAVTVASGLAYLPTLADKQ encoded by the coding sequence ATGGAATATAACTGTATCCTCAGGGATGGTCCCCGCAGGGAAATCTGGACAGGAAAGATCCTCTTATTACGGTGGCGGCCTGGGTGGTATGAAGCAGAGATCAATGGGCGGGGGACTTACTTCCACATCCTGGCCGGGCAGCATAAATATGGGAATTACCTTTGTATCCCGAACCATGATGTAGGATGTGAACTGTCTGATTTTTCTGATATTTTTTGGAATGAGGGGCGGCTCAGCAGTCTGATGCGGAAGGTAGATGCAGTTACGGTTGCCTCTGGCTTGGCTTATCTCCCGACTCTGGCTGACAAACAATGA
- the srtB gene encoding class B sortase gives MVSRQQKPGKHICRSAGRLTIRLLDGAVNFAVLTAFLLLFALGCYVLWDSKQILQAADTNRYEVYKPTEDKSKSFEELQALNPEVIGWVTVDGTHIDYPVTQASDNDKYVNTDAEGKYSLAGSIFLDYRNQKDFTDFNSILYGHHMADHAMFGDLADFKNRTFFDAHPSGNLYYGGSNHKVDFFAFLEADAYDSTIYQPAVTEDGRQEYLNTIFQKALYLRQLQVDTSDHLLLLSTCTSDATNGRHILVGVIREAASAYGIKDEGERENEP, from the coding sequence ATGGTGAGTAGACAGCAAAAACCAGGGAAGCATATATGCAGATCTGCCGGGAGACTGACGATAAGGCTTCTGGACGGCGCCGTAAATTTTGCGGTGCTGACCGCCTTTCTTCTGCTTTTTGCTTTAGGATGTTATGTGTTGTGGGATTCCAAACAGATTCTGCAGGCAGCAGATACCAATCGGTATGAAGTATATAAACCGACAGAGGATAAGAGCAAATCTTTTGAAGAATTGCAGGCTTTGAATCCAGAGGTAATCGGTTGGGTGACAGTTGATGGGACACATATTGATTATCCGGTCACACAGGCGTCAGATAACGATAAGTATGTAAATACAGATGCGGAAGGGAAGTATTCCCTGGCCGGAAGCATTTTCCTGGATTACAGAAATCAAAAGGATTTTACGGATTTTAATTCGATTCTGTATGGGCATCATATGGCGGATCATGCTATGTTTGGAGACCTGGCAGATTTTAAGAATCGAACATTTTTTGACGCGCATCCCAGTGGAAATCTGTACTATGGCGGAAGTAATCATAAGGTCGACTTTTTTGCTTTCCTGGAAGCAGATGCTTATGACAGTACGATCTATCAACCCGCTGTGACAGAAGATGGAAGGCAGGAATATCTGAATACCATTTTTCAGAAAGCGCTGTATTTGCGTCAGTTACAGGTTGATACATCGGATCATCTCCTTTTGCTTAGTACCTGTACATCGGATGCAACGAACGGGAGACACATTCTGGTTGGGGTAATCAGGGAAGCGGCTTCTGCGTATGGGATAAAGGATGAAGGAGAGAGGGAGAATGAGCCATAG
- a CDS encoding DUF6431 domain-containing protein, with translation MIRENSLFCKLIRIKTSSKVLFDSFMEGFCPELQTCPCCGAKGSCRIHAYYGRSLVDFVGGTPVRHSLCILRLICTCGHTHAILPDFIIPYSGYGLFFLLRVLAEYFLHLSTVERLCERFSISLSQLRRWLDLFRVQKVEWLGILSSVEISALSFLKALSIQPAYSDFASAFVRRFAKSFLQSHRNPAPYCQQVFGP, from the coding sequence ATGATAAGAGAAAACTCCCTGTTTTGCAAGCTGATTCGTATAAAAACTTCATCTAAAGTCCTGTTTGATTCTTTCATGGAGGGATTCTGCCCTGAGCTGCAGACCTGTCCCTGTTGTGGGGCTAAGGGAAGCTGCCGGATCCATGCCTACTATGGCCGTTCTCTGGTGGACTTCGTGGGTGGCACCCCTGTCCGCCACAGCCTCTGCATTCTGCGCCTTATCTGTACCTGCGGCCATACCCATGCCATCCTTCCGGACTTCATCATCCCCTACTCCGGCTATGGCCTGTTCTTTCTCCTGCGTGTCCTGGCGGAGTATTTCCTGCACCTGTCTACCGTGGAGAGACTCTGCGAGCGCTTCTCCATCTCTCTTTCCCAGCTGCGCCGATGGCTGGATCTTTTCCGTGTGCAGAAGGTGGAATGGCTGGGCATCCTCTCTTCCGTGGAGATATCCGCCCTTTCTTTCCTGAAGGCTCTGTCCATCCAACCCGCCTATTCTGATTTTGCTTCCGCCTTTGTCCGCCGCTTTGCGAAATCCTTCCTCCAGTCCCATAGGAATCCGGCGCCTTACTGCCAGCAGGTATTCGGCCCGTGA
- a CDS encoding DDE-type integrase/transposase/recombinase, whose translation MDNNQKNLSDAAAMAQFRLALIAPVIHDLYPDASRNAYYQRITENPLTLPDGSVFRYSPKTISKWVSLYQNGGIDALMPRERSDKGATRVLPDTAIEEICRLKAAFPRLNSTQIHKHLVEEAFIPASVSVCAVQRFVKKHDLKSASNPNLRDRKAFEEDAFGKMWQADTCYLPYITENGQRRRVYCILVIDDHSRFLVGGGLFYNDTAYNFQKVLKDAVAAHGIPSKLYVDNGCSYVGAQLSLICGSIGTVLLHTKVRDGASKAKIERQFRTLKETWLYTLDMDSITSLAQFNGLLKDYMRSYNTSVHSGIGTTPLARYQQTRSSIRRPKSREWLEECFLNRITRKVNKDSTVSIDRVAYDVPMQFISSKVEIRFLPDDMSSAFILYEGEHYPIRPTDKNENCRTKRNNAPGIDYSKLGGGC comes from the coding sequence ATGGACAACAATCAAAAGAACCTTTCGGATGCAGCCGCCATGGCACAGTTCCGGCTCGCGCTCATTGCACCGGTCATCCATGACCTTTACCCAGATGCGTCCAGGAACGCCTACTACCAGCGTATCACCGAGAACCCTCTCACCCTGCCGGATGGTTCTGTGTTCCGCTATAGCCCCAAAACCATCAGCAAGTGGGTATCCCTTTACCAGAACGGCGGCATCGACGCACTTATGCCCCGGGAGCGCTCCGATAAGGGTGCCACCCGGGTGCTGCCAGATACCGCCATCGAAGAAATCTGCCGGCTCAAGGCGGCTTTCCCAAGACTGAATTCCACCCAGATCCACAAACATCTTGTGGAAGAAGCCTTCATCCCTGCTTCCGTCAGCGTCTGCGCAGTCCAGCGTTTTGTGAAGAAGCATGACCTGAAATCGGCATCCAACCCAAACCTGAGGGACAGGAAGGCCTTCGAGGAAGATGCCTTTGGGAAAATGTGGCAGGCGGATACCTGTTACCTTCCTTATATCACGGAAAACGGCCAGCGCAGGAGGGTCTACTGCATCCTGGTCATTGATGACCATTCCCGTTTCCTGGTGGGCGGCGGACTCTTCTATAATGATACGGCCTACAACTTCCAGAAGGTGCTCAAGGATGCCGTGGCCGCTCACGGGATCCCGTCTAAGCTCTATGTCGACAACGGTTGCAGCTACGTGGGTGCGCAGCTCTCCCTGATCTGCGGTTCCATCGGCACCGTCCTTTTACATACAAAAGTACGGGACGGTGCCTCCAAAGCCAAGATAGAACGCCAGTTCAGGACACTCAAGGAAACCTGGCTCTATACCCTGGATATGGATTCCATCACCTCCCTGGCGCAGTTCAACGGGCTCCTTAAGGATTACATGCGCTCCTACAACACTTCCGTCCATTCCGGCATCGGCACTACACCCCTTGCGCGCTACCAGCAGACCCGTTCTTCCATCCGCAGGCCTAAGTCCAGGGAATGGCTGGAGGAATGCTTCCTGAACCGTATTACAAGGAAGGTGAACAAGGATTCTACCGTCTCCATCGACAGGGTGGCCTACGACGTCCCCATGCAGTTCATCTCATCAAAAGTGGAGATCCGGTTCCTTCCGGATGACATGTCCTCCGCCTTCATCCTTTACGAAGGGGAGCATTACCCCATCCGGCCTACGGATAAGAACGAAAACTGCAGGACCAAGCGCAATAACGCACCAGGCATTGACTACTCAAAGTTAGGGGGTGGCTGTTGA
- a CDS encoding ATP-binding domain-containing protein — MEERELTVRFDDKDVIYDVTELDELSLAYAVTIHKAQGSEYPIVVMPFTMSHFVMLQRNLLYTDVTRAKKIFVLVGEKKAVYYAIKNETTTVRNTCLAQRLRPDSRESRKVEI; from the coding sequence ATGGAAGAACGGGAACTGACAGTCCGGTTTGATGACAAGGATGTGATTTATGATGTTACCGAACTGGACGAACTGTCCCTTGCTTATGCGGTAACGATCCACAAAGCCCAGGGAAGCGAATACCCGATCGTTGTCATGCCATTTACCATGAGCCATTTTGTAATGCTGCAGAGGAATCTTCTCTATACCGATGTGACCAGAGCGAAAAAGATCTTCGTTTTGGTGGGAGAGAAGAAAGCCGTGTATTATGCGATCAAAAATGAAACGACTACCGTAAGAAATACCTGCCTGGCACAACGCCTGAGACCAGACAGCAGGGAATCCAGAAAAGTGGAAATTTGA
- a CDS encoding YesL family protein has protein sequence MNRLFNIDNPIMQFISKIFDLVMLNLIFVLSCIPVITVGASLSALYYVSLKILRGEDPYIWRNFWKAFRQNFKQSTIVWVLYLLIIAFIGMDFYIINSQDTMLFAVIRICLWVVCAVLLSMFLYVFPIISHFVCTTKQALKNAAFMAIGHLPYTIVLLAVCGLILYLYTVSITTFALVIMVSGICGFSVIALIFCIIFDRIFKKYEPEEDSPPRNTHINTPEKQCRRS, from the coding sequence ATGAATCGTTTATTTAATATAGATAATCCAATTATGCAGTTTATCTCCAAGATCTTTGATCTGGTAATGCTGAATCTGATATTTGTATTGAGCTGCATTCCCGTGATTACGGTCGGCGCATCTTTGAGTGCGCTTTACTATGTTTCTTTGAAGATACTTAGGGGAGAAGATCCTTATATCTGGCGGAACTTTTGGAAGGCTTTCCGGCAGAATTTCAAACAGAGCACCATTGTGTGGGTATTGTACCTTTTGATTATCGCATTCATTGGAATGGATTTTTATATTATTAATTCTCAGGATACCATGCTCTTCGCTGTGATCCGGATCTGCCTGTGGGTGGTCTGTGCAGTTCTTCTCAGTATGTTCCTGTATGTGTTTCCTATCATCTCGCATTTTGTGTGCACGACGAAGCAGGCGCTCAAGAATGCGGCTTTTATGGCAATAGGGCATCTTCCTTATACTATCGTTCTCCTTGCAGTATGCGGTCTGATTCTCTACCTATACACAGTATCGATAACGACTTTTGCACTGGTGATTATGGTTAGCGGTATCTGCGGTTTTTCGGTGATTGCTTTAATCTTTTGCATTATATTTGACAGAATTTTTAAAAAGTATGAACCAGAAGAGGACTCCCCACCCCGGAATACTCACATAAATACACCGGAAAAGCAATGCAGGAGGAGTTGA
- a CDS encoding ExeA family protein, translated as MFRSYYGLSFNPFDKQMAREKDRFLSKDISEMLSRLDYLKDTRGIGLFTARPGMGKSFALRCFAKGLNPNLYHMEYICLSTVSVMEFYRQLCSVLGVEPRGGKPGMFRAIQEQILYLYKDKKQPLLLAVDEAQYLSTGILEDIKMLMNYGYDSLNCFTLILCGEPHLNNTLRKPVHEALRQRITVHYNFSGLSDSEVAQYVLHKITCAGGSSSIIEQAALSAVHSHSQGSPRLVDNLMTNALTLGAQMEKKMIDTEVILASVSSQNLG; from the coding sequence ATGTTCCGTTCTTACTATGGATTATCTTTCAATCCTTTTGATAAACAAATGGCCCGGGAGAAAGACCGTTTCCTTTCTAAGGACATTTCTGAGATGCTCTCCCGGCTGGACTACTTAAAAGATACCAGGGGCATCGGCCTGTTCACGGCACGCCCCGGCATGGGCAAGTCCTTCGCCCTGCGCTGTTTTGCAAAAGGACTCAACCCCAACCTCTACCACATGGAGTACATCTGCCTCTCCACCGTAAGCGTCATGGAGTTCTACCGCCAGCTCTGCTCCGTCCTGGGGGTGGAGCCAAGGGGCGGTAAGCCCGGGATGTTCCGCGCCATACAGGAGCAGATCCTCTACCTTTACAAGGATAAGAAGCAGCCCCTCCTCCTGGCCGTTGATGAGGCCCAGTACCTATCCACAGGCATCCTGGAGGACATCAAAATGCTCATGAACTACGGCTATGACTCCCTGAACTGCTTCACGCTCATCCTGTGCGGGGAACCCCATCTTAACAATACCCTGCGCAAGCCCGTTCATGAAGCCCTGCGGCAGAGGATCACTGTGCACTACAACTTCTCCGGTCTCTCTGATTCGGAGGTGGCGCAGTACGTGCTCCATAAGATCACCTGTGCGGGAGGCTCTTCCTCCATCATAGAGCAGGCCGCCCTTTCCGCGGTCCACAGCCACTCCCAGGGAAGTCCCAGGCTGGTGGACAACCTCATGACTAACGCTCTCACCCTTGGCGCACAGATGGAGAAGAAGATGATCGACACAGAAGTGATACTAGCCTCCGTCAGCAGCCAGAATCTTGGGTAG
- the lepB gene encoding signal peptidase I, with translation MKKMQEKKNDQQRKKQPSLAVELGLLLLKIGMILIIFLLSFTTVFGIFRFTGDSMRPAVKDGDLVIFYRLDKEYVASDVVILKQGGETQVRRVIAVEGDTVDINENGLMVNGAIQQETEIYGTTDRYAEGVAFPLTVGEGQVFLLGDGREHSTDSRIYGPVSIQDTLGKVLTLVRNRGI, from the coding sequence ATGAAAAAGATGCAAGAGAAGAAGAATGATCAGCAGAGGAAAAAGCAGCCATCGCTGGCTGTGGAGCTGGGATTGCTGCTTTTGAAAATCGGGATGATTCTTATCATTTTTCTTCTGTCATTTACCACGGTGTTTGGAATCTTCCGGTTTACGGGGGATTCCATGAGACCAGCCGTGAAAGACGGAGACCTGGTGATTTTTTACAGACTGGATAAGGAGTATGTGGCTTCGGATGTGGTCATCCTGAAACAGGGAGGAGAAACACAGGTCAGACGAGTAATAGCCGTAGAGGGTGATACGGTAGATATCAACGAAAACGGTCTGATGGTCAATGGGGCAATCCAGCAGGAGACGGAAATATACGGGACAACAGACAGATATGCGGAAGGTGTTGCATTCCCTTTGACTGTGGGAGAAGGGCAGGTTTTTCTGTTGGGAGACGGACGGGAACACAGTACCGATAGCCGGATCTATGGTCCGGTTTCGATTCAGGATACGCTGGGAAAAGTCCTGACTCTGGTTCGAAACAGAGGGATATAA
- a CDS encoding tetratricopeptide repeat protein, with the protein MIHKLHNRTDAAYGCKEKRNADEIIIKYTDGDKGMLNKKWKRFNKLTGKCYLNMIGTEKDGSCWLQAFELMKEIILEERKSDPQFVSELEMIDDATDYAFDIQGWLEDCLDEIDMREEYETLLKMCNDLLELFGWPEYTGSDIRFRKATVLRELGRTKESVEFCKKWMQKEPGNVVAATSGVYAYISTKEYDAAETLVDRFIINKSECLDENDMMFIAASKLYEAMGKKKEKREIDKAIKKYDEYIEEYIEEYFMNPDFEEDDELPIITGISEPSQR; encoded by the coding sequence ATGATCCACAAGCTGCACAATAGGACGGATGCAGCATATGGATGCAAAGAAAAGCGGAACGCTGATGAAATCATTATAAAATACACAGATGGAGATAAAGGCATGTTGAATAAGAAATGGAAACGATTTAATAAACTGACAGGAAAATGCTATCTCAACATGATAGGAACTGAAAAGGATGGAAGTTGCTGGCTACAAGCTTTTGAACTTATGAAAGAAATTATTCTTGAGGAAAGAAAGTCTGATCCGCAATTTGTCTCTGAATTAGAGATGATAGATGATGCTACAGATTACGCATTTGATATTCAAGGGTGGCTTGAAGATTGCCTTGATGAAATTGATATGAGAGAGGAATACGAAACACTTTTGAAGATGTGTAATGATTTGCTTGAACTGTTCGGATGGCCGGAATATACTGGTTCAGATATCAGATTTAGAAAAGCTACTGTGCTCCGTGAACTTGGAAGAACAAAAGAATCTGTGGAATTCTGTAAAAAATGGATGCAAAAAGAGCCAGGAAATGTAGTGGCGGCTACCTCAGGAGTATATGCATATATAAGTACAAAAGAATATGATGCAGCAGAAACGCTGGTGGATAGATTCATTATAAATAAATCAGAATGCTTGGACGAAAATGATATGATGTTCATTGCGGCTTCAAAATTATATGAAGCAATGGGTAAAAAGAAAGAAAAAAGGGAAATCGATAAGGCAATAAAGAAATATGATGAATATATAGAGGAATATATAGAAGAATATTTTATGAATCCAGATTTTGAAGAGGACGATGAATTGCCAATCATTACGGGGATATCGGAACCATCACAAAGGTAG